A single window of Deltaproteobacteria bacterium DNA harbors:
- a CDS encoding alkaline phosphatase D family protein, with translation MWVLSAACGGGPGQGADGGAAGDAPVGEGLPAVDADPRVFRLVSASSVSPTRVRLLFSAPLDKASAERPGAYRVAGLPLFAAVLEGDRAVRLETHYQLAGPYAVEVDDRVADTSGRRLAPGARATFESAALAVKLAPTFADGSMSALLAAGWKVVDDPRATNAAPSAWQTGGGFLRQSSDIYGGDPEDRFTPDRAGTFFVAQKEALGDALVEATLASADDDGIGLVLRFRDEKQHYRFQWFRQGGHRELVRVEAGVTTRLAFDVAPYASGTTYRVRFSVEGTQLALFLDDALVLQAQDPSPLPAGAPGCFAWGNRGLDVGKLRVAELPKDAGHAAPSVVQGPPHTGAPMAATAPAVGDPQATEVVAWARATGPAAIAWQVASSPDFKDARQTEFLPVSEADAFAASRVVSGLSPGATYYLRPLFAAGAAGGLHNVGAATRVRTPPAPEAAESVTFAFSADVGVRPDLIAQNAIFDELPQHAPLFYLNLGDFPYMDSFVKPVAVTQVDFWERHQEVRTVAPIGRLAGAMPLVAIWDDHEVRDNWDGAFSASSAGALLVTRGVKAWHDYFPFRPTAGAAPSNYRTLRLGALAELFLLDTRSFRSANAMPDGPTKTMLGAAQKAWLEKALAASTAKVKLVVSSVPLRYTITGTDAWSGFATERAELLAMLAKLGPKGALVLTGDNHRASVHHHPEGIVEVMAGPISAPAFAPPSPLPPEVVFSKAVPNYGIVRITPKGQGAEVVVELYAAGAKLLWRETL, from the coding sequence TTGTGGGTTCTCTCCGCAGCCTGCGGCGGGGGACCGGGGCAGGGGGCGGATGGCGGCGCGGCCGGGGATGCGCCGGTCGGCGAGGGCCTTCCGGCCGTGGACGCCGACCCGCGGGTCTTCCGCCTGGTCTCGGCGAGCAGCGTGTCCCCGACCCGGGTGCGGCTGCTCTTTTCCGCGCCGCTCGACAAGGCGTCGGCCGAACGCCCCGGGGCCTACCGCGTGGCCGGGCTGCCCCTCTTCGCGGCGGTGCTCGAGGGAGACCGCGCCGTGCGGCTCGAGACGCACTACCAGCTGGCCGGTCCCTACGCGGTGGAGGTGGACGACCGCGTGGCGGATACGTCGGGACGCCGGCTGGCTCCCGGGGCGCGCGCGACCTTCGAGAGCGCGGCGCTGGCCGTGAAGCTCGCCCCCACCTTCGCGGACGGGTCGATGTCCGCGCTGCTCGCGGCGGGCTGGAAGGTGGTGGACGACCCGCGCGCCACGAACGCGGCGCCCTCCGCGTGGCAGACGGGGGGCGGGTTTCTGCGGCAGAGCTCGGACATCTATGGAGGCGACCCCGAGGACCGCTTCACGCCCGATCGGGCGGGGACCTTCTTCGTGGCGCAAAAGGAAGCCCTGGGAGACGCGCTCGTCGAGGCGACGCTGGCCAGCGCCGACGACGACGGGATCGGCCTCGTCCTGCGCTTTCGCGACGAGAAGCAGCACTACCGCTTCCAGTGGTTCCGTCAGGGAGGACATCGCGAGCTCGTGCGCGTGGAGGCGGGGGTGACCACGCGCCTCGCCTTCGACGTGGCGCCGTACGCGAGCGGGACGACCTATCGGGTGCGCTTCTCCGTCGAGGGGACGCAGCTCGCGCTCTTCCTCGACGACGCGCTCGTGCTGCAGGCCCAGGATCCGAGTCCCTTGCCCGCCGGGGCGCCGGGCTGCTTCGCGTGGGGCAACCGTGGGCTCGACGTGGGCAAGCTCCGCGTGGCCGAGCTGCCGAAGGACGCGGGCCACGCCGCTCCGTCGGTGGTCCAGGGGCCGCCGCACACCGGGGCGCCGATGGCTGCGACGGCGCCGGCGGTGGGGGATCCGCAGGCGACCGAGGTCGTGGCCTGGGCGCGAGCGACCGGTCCCGCCGCGATCGCCTGGCAGGTGGCGAGCTCCCCCGACTTCAAGGACGCTCGCCAGACCGAGTTCCTCCCCGTCTCGGAGGCCGACGCCTTCGCCGCGAGTCGCGTGGTGAGCGGTCTGTCGCCCGGCGCGACCTACTACCTGCGCCCGCTCTTCGCGGCGGGAGCGGCGGGCGGGCTCCACAACGTAGGGGCGGCGACGCGCGTGCGTACTCCGCCGGCGCCCGAGGCAGCCGAGAGCGTGACCTTCGCCTTCAGCGCGGACGTCGGGGTGCGCCCGGATCTCATCGCGCAGAACGCGATCTTCGACGAGCTGCCGCAGCACGCGCCGCTCTTCTATCTCAACCTGGGGGACTTCCCGTACATGGATTCCTTCGTCAAGCCGGTGGCGGTGACCCAGGTCGACTTCTGGGAGCGGCACCAGGAGGTGCGCACCGTCGCGCCCATTGGTCGGCTCGCCGGCGCCATGCCGCTCGTGGCCATCTGGGACGACCACGAGGTGCGCGACAACTGGGATGGCGCCTTCTCGGCCTCGAGCGCGGGGGCGCTCTTGGTGACGCGCGGCGTGAAGGCGTGGCACGACTACTTTCCGTTCCGGCCGACGGCGGGAGCGGCGCCGAGCAACTACCGGACGCTGCGGCTCGGCGCGCTCGCGGAGCTCTTCCTCCTCGACACGCGGTCCTTTCGCAGCGCCAACGCGATGCCCGACGGGCCGACCAAGACGATGCTCGGCGCGGCGCAGAAGGCCTGGCTCGAGAAGGCGCTCGCCGCCTCCACGGCCAAGGTGAAGCTCGTCGTCTCGAGCGTGCCGCTGCGCTACACGATCACCGGCACCGATGCGTGGTCCGGCTTCGCCACCGAACGCGCGGAGCTGCTCGCCATGCTGGCCAAGCTCGGTCCGAAGGGCGCGCTCGTCCTGACGGGCGACAACCACCGCGCCTCGGTGCACCACCACCCGGAAGGGATCGTGGAGGTCATGGCCGGTCCGATCAGCGCGCCGGCCTTCGCGCCCCCGTCGCCGCTGCCGCCCGAGGTGGTCTTCTCCAAGGCGGTGCCGAACTACGGCATCGTGCGCATCACGCCGAAGGGGCAGGGGGCCGAGGTGGTGGTGGAGCTCTACGCCGCGGGGGCGAAGCTGCTCTGGCGAGAAACCCTCTAG